One segment of Candidatus Margulisiibacteriota bacterium DNA contains the following:
- a CDS encoding HAD family hydrolase, translating into MDYKGFLLDIDNTLYDYEKTHKLANNAVIDSLSVTFTIPQETIRTNLITARKQIHAELAQTAASHNRLLYFQRMFELLNINPIQYSYDVYNLYWDTFIDNIILYEDVLEFLKMIKPYKVCLVTDLTADVQHKKMQKLKLFDYAGYAVISEEAGIEKPHPYMFMLGLKKMELTANEVCMIGDNYSKDIVGATNLGIRSFWLNTENKKEELNDLTTEFKNFKELMGYIQK; encoded by the coding sequence ATGGATTACAAAGGATTCCTGCTGGATATTGACAATACGTTATATGACTATGAGAAAACGCATAAACTCGCAAATAATGCAGTGATTGATTCATTATCAGTAACATTCACAATTCCGCAAGAGACTATCAGAACTAACTTAATAACAGCACGAAAGCAAATACATGCCGAACTGGCTCAGACCGCCGCGTCCCATAACAGACTGCTATATTTTCAGAGAATGTTTGAACTGCTCAACATCAATCCAATTCAATATTCATATGACGTTTACAATCTCTACTGGGACACCTTTATCGATAACATAATTCTTTATGAAGATGTTCTCGAATTTCTAAAAATGATTAAACCTTATAAAGTCTGTTTGGTTACTGACCTGACGGCAGATGTCCAGCACAAAAAGATGCAAAAACTAAAACTATTTGATTATGCCGGATACGCTGTTATCAGCGAGGAAGCAGGGATAGAAAAACCACATCCGTATATGTTCATGCTCGGTTTAAAAAAAATGGAACTGACTGCAAATGAAGTATGCATGATCGGTGACAACTATTCAAAAGATATTGTAGGAGCAACAAACCTTGGGATCCGGTCTTTCTGGTTGAATACAGAGAACAAAAAAGAAGAATTGAACGATCTGACGACAGAATTTAAAAACTTCAAAGAACTGATGGGTTATATACAAAAATGA
- a CDS encoding uridine kinase, producing the protein MIWSYHSSNPERGSPSISITARKRLLSIYMFERIKNCLSPLSVLYFVVILSVIIKLLLTILFSSGYQNQLFLPFVTHYLSFHDNPWQYFYTFNRAVEFPYHPVMLYLLSFFYLPVHLLNLDSVIWQNFFFKLPLLLSDVLITYLLIKLFPSRKKKVLLFYAVSPIILYANYMHSQLDLIPTAMLFLSIYFLINKRHIFWVSLFFGIAISTKSHVVAAYPLMAYFILRNYSLKDFLFFLFAPALIFFGFTYPYLFSDGYKYLVLSNPKQMMIYDIFFKIGSLKLYPVIITTIIIYSRFFIFKKINNELFFTFLGILFSVFVLLIFPAPAWYIWMLPFLSVFLIKYYERNSYLLYFYIAFNVIYLIFFIGFYLPDHQDLIFLNSNVSMKIHDEKLANIFYTLLETLLFATLYLLYKFGITSNLLYKKTGATIIGIGGDSGVGKSTLLNDLKTLLGKKFLELEGDADHRWERDDDNWDTFTHLNPKANLLHTQADNLLILKIGNAVFRRDYNHKTGKFTDPVKIKPKDFIVLSGLHTFYLPKMRKIIDFKIYIDTDEQLRRHWKIVRDLEIRGYQKEKIIEQIEKRMDDAKRFIYPQKEFADLVINYFTEDEFEVGGNTAEPHIKLKLIFDASIHLENLLNKFANKDFSWDYSDDLKHQIIVFHKPPKQLDIKEIGDTIIFNLEEIIPSNTLLLHGYRGAIQLIVLLIISEKMKEVV; encoded by the coding sequence ATGATATGGTCTTATCATAGTAGCAATCCCGAGAGGGGATCTCCCTCGATTTCTATCACTGCACGGAAAAGGTTATTATCAATATATATGTTTGAACGAATAAAGAACTGTTTATCGCCACTTTCCGTATTATATTTCGTGGTTATACTCAGCGTTATAATTAAATTGCTCTTAACCATATTATTTTCATCCGGCTACCAGAATCAATTATTTTTACCATTTGTTACCCATTATCTTTCGTTCCATGATAATCCCTGGCAATATTTTTATACTTTTAATAGAGCGGTGGAGTTCCCATATCATCCGGTGATGCTCTATCTACTCTCTTTTTTTTACCTGCCGGTCCATTTACTTAACCTGGACTCTGTAATATGGCAAAACTTTTTCTTTAAGCTCCCATTATTATTGTCTGATGTTTTGATAACCTACCTGCTTATTAAATTATTTCCAAGCCGGAAGAAAAAGGTACTTCTGTTCTATGCGGTTTCTCCAATAATCCTTTATGCAAATTATATGCATTCCCAGCTTGATCTGATCCCTACCGCGATGTTATTTCTTTCTATATATTTCCTTATAAACAAAAGACATATTTTCTGGGTATCATTATTCTTCGGCATAGCAATCAGCACGAAATCACATGTCGTCGCGGCTTATCCTCTTATGGCTTATTTCATCCTCCGTAATTATTCATTGAAGGATTTCTTGTTTTTTCTCTTTGCCCCGGCATTAATATTCTTCGGGTTTACCTATCCGTATCTGTTTAGTGACGGGTATAAGTACCTGGTATTATCAAACCCGAAACAAATGATGATATATGATATATTCTTCAAAATAGGCAGCTTAAAACTATACCCGGTCATCATCACCACGATAATTATCTACTCCCGATTTTTTATCTTTAAAAAGATTAACAATGAACTGTTTTTTACATTTCTGGGAATCTTGTTCTCGGTATTTGTGCTGCTGATTTTCCCGGCACCGGCCTGGTATATCTGGATGCTTCCCTTCCTGTCTGTCTTTTTAATAAAATATTATGAACGGAACAGCTATCTATTATATTTCTATATAGCCTTTAATGTCATTTATCTGATTTTCTTTATTGGTTTCTACCTTCCTGACCACCAGGACCTCATATTTCTCAATTCAAATGTTTCTATGAAAATCCATGACGAAAAATTAGCTAACATTTTTTATACGCTATTAGAAACATTATTATTCGCGACCTTATATCTGTTATATAAATTTGGAATAACCAGCAATCTATTGTACAAAAAAACCGGAGCCACGATCATCGGTATCGGCGGCGACAGCGGAGTTGGAAAATCAACATTACTGAATGATCTCAAAACACTATTGGGAAAAAAATTCCTAGAGTTGGAAGGCGATGCTGACCACCGATGGGAGAGGGACGACGATAACTGGGATACGTTCACACATCTTAACCCGAAGGCGAACCTTCTTCACACCCAGGCTGATAACCTCTTGATACTGAAAATTGGGAACGCAGTTTTCCGAAGGGATTATAATCATAAAACCGGGAAGTTCACTGATCCAGTAAAAATCAAACCTAAGGATTTCATCGTACTCAGCGGTTTACACACGTTCTATCTTCCCAAGATGAGAAAGATCATCGATTTTAAAATATATATCGATACGGACGAACAATTACGAAGACACTGGAAAATTGTTAGAGACCTAGAAATCCGCGGATACCAAAAAGAAAAAATAATCGAGCAAATAGAAAAGAGGATGGATGACGCAAAACGGTTCATATATCCGCAAAAAGAATTCGCTGACCTCGTAATCAATTATTTCACTGAAGATGAATTTGAAGTTGGAGGCAATACAGCAGAACCACACATAAAACTAAAACTTATTTTTGATGCGAGTATACATCTTGAAAATCTGCTGAATAAGTTCGCAAATAAAGATTTTTCCTGGGATTATTCTGATGACTTGAAGCACCAGATAATTGTATTCCATAAACCGCCGAAACAATTGGACATCAAGGAAATCGGAGACACGATCATTTTTAATCTGGAAGAGATAATCCCATCAAATACGTTGCTGTTACACGGTTATAGAGGCGCGATTCAACTTATTGTACTCTTGATAATAAGCGAAAAAATGAAAGAAGTTGTTTAA
- a CDS encoding diguanylate cyclase, whose translation MFNPLIILAIVLIYLVLLFLLAFWVEKKAAAGTNIGNNAYIYSLSLTVYVTAWSFYGSVGKAASAGMLFLPIYLGPSIACVVWWTILKKLLRIRNTYRISSIADLLSLRYNKSLRIAALSTLIMVVGVVPYISLQLKSIILTSSLISQKFVNFNMDLGLIFVLSLIFFTIIFGARRLIPTERHQGMVVVIAVMGLVKLISFLAIGYFVTYYLFTGVQDIFTDFLHHPGSRQILEIQSSKSYFFTWASYFLLALFSFMFLPKVYHMSVIENFEEKHIFTAMWLFPLYMFLFAVFVLPIAMAGLILGYPAAQADVFVLALPLNSGHPWVSIFGFLGGFSAAMGMTIVSTLAVSIMVTNHFVLPLSNYFKRLNFLKRYVLLSRWSTIAILILSSYWVERQIGAYFSLVDMGLISFAAIIQLVPAIIGGFYWKRANESGAFLGISAGFIVWLYTMIVPLFAQNNTIISSLVKSGPWGIGLLIPEHLFGLCSLSPVSNAVLWTLFFNISFYIFGSLYFEQAREEQLLLEEFVSVPVPRIFPIRHIEMPTIDSGSKMNRIKALFSQYLPGPQAVERANQCFFSLSLSDKNMISILELSDLRNEVERLLSSFVGVATAHQVLINFDIFTPEEEQTLKRAYSDIIAELKLPPSELLAKIDYYRDRELILASQAKELEEKIQERDNEISTRKQVEELLRNSERKLADILDFLPDATFAINTNGEIILWNKKAEELFGKKASEMLGKGNYEYSIPFYGTRRPALVDYVLHSSEEIGKMYVNLRKEDGSIIGEELTLSAERGGRHILGTASPLYDFEGTMIGVIESLRDITDQKKTETEIMELTKNLERRVAERTKQLEAANKELEAFSYSVSHDLRAPLRSIGSFCQILVEEYEDVLNSQGKDYLSRINNAVNRMNMLIDDLLRLSRISRTGINYRKVNLSKISWEILSELMKDNPNRKVEIKVQPDVIAECDLDLLRIVLENILGNAWKFTSKKEIARIEFGTVVQDKKTVYFIRDNGAGFDQNYIDKVFLPFQRLHSTDEFPGSGIGLTIVKRIIDRHGGNIWAEGTIEGGSVFYFTL comes from the coding sequence ATGTTTAATCCTTTAATCATTTTAGCAATTGTTCTTATTTATTTAGTATTATTATTTCTTCTAGCTTTCTGGGTTGAAAAAAAGGCTGCTGCTGGTACTAATATTGGCAATAATGCATATATTTATTCCTTATCATTAACTGTCTATGTTACCGCCTGGTCATTTTATGGCAGCGTTGGCAAAGCTGCCTCAGCTGGAATGCTTTTTCTGCCCATCTATCTAGGGCCTTCTATTGCCTGTGTGGTTTGGTGGACAATACTAAAAAAATTACTAAGAATTAGAAATACCTATAGGATATCGAGTATTGCCGATTTGCTTTCACTTCGCTATAACAAGTCGCTCAGGATAGCAGCTTTATCGACATTAATAATGGTCGTAGGAGTTGTTCCCTATATTTCTCTCCAGCTTAAATCTATTATATTGACCAGCAGTTTGATATCCCAGAAGTTCGTAAATTTCAATATGGATTTAGGGCTCATTTTTGTACTCTCTTTGATTTTTTTTACCATAATATTTGGAGCGAGGAGGCTTATACCTACCGAAAGACACCAGGGCATGGTAGTAGTGATAGCTGTTATGGGCCTGGTTAAATTAATCAGTTTTCTGGCTATCGGTTATTTTGTGACCTATTATTTGTTTACAGGGGTTCAGGATATATTTACCGATTTTTTACATCATCCTGGCTCAAGGCAGATATTAGAAATTCAGTCTTCTAAGTCATATTTCTTTACCTGGGCATCGTATTTTTTACTAGCTTTATTTTCTTTTATGTTCCTTCCTAAAGTGTATCATATGAGTGTTATCGAGAATTTTGAGGAGAAACATATATTCACTGCGATGTGGCTTTTTCCTTTGTATATGTTTCTTTTTGCAGTTTTTGTTCTTCCGATTGCGATGGCGGGTTTGATTTTAGGATATCCTGCCGCACAGGCTGATGTTTTTGTTTTGGCATTACCGCTCAATTCCGGTCATCCCTGGGTATCAATATTTGGGTTCCTTGGCGGATTTTCGGCGGCTATGGGTATGACTATTGTAAGTACCTTAGCGGTATCCATTATGGTTACTAACCATTTTGTGTTGCCATTATCAAACTATTTTAAGCGCCTTAACTTTCTTAAAAGGTATGTCCTCCTATCCAGATGGAGCACTATCGCTATTCTTATTCTTTCAAGTTATTGGGTTGAGCGTCAGATCGGTGCGTATTTCTCTCTTGTTGATATGGGATTAATTTCTTTTGCTGCTATTATTCAACTTGTCCCGGCGATTATCGGCGGGTTTTACTGGAAGAGAGCTAACGAGTCAGGAGCATTTTTAGGTATTAGCGCAGGGTTTATAGTATGGCTGTATACAATGATAGTTCCTTTATTTGCTCAAAATAATACTATAATTAGTTCTCTTGTTAAATCTGGACCGTGGGGCATCGGCTTATTAATTCCCGAACACCTTTTTGGACTGTGTAGTTTATCTCCTGTAAGTAATGCGGTTCTATGGACACTCTTTTTTAATATTAGTTTCTATATATTCGGTTCATTATATTTTGAACAGGCTAGAGAAGAGCAACTATTGCTGGAAGAATTTGTCTCAGTGCCGGTCCCTCGGATATTTCCGATTAGACATATAGAGATGCCAACAATCGATAGCGGTTCAAAAATGAATAGAATAAAAGCGCTGTTCAGTCAGTATTTACCAGGACCTCAGGCCGTGGAGAGAGCTAACCAGTGCTTTTTTTCTTTAAGTCTCTCTGATAAAAATATGATATCAATTCTCGAGCTGTCAGATTTACGAAATGAAGTGGAAAGACTTCTTTCTAGTTTCGTTGGTGTTGCGACTGCTCATCAGGTATTGATAAATTTTGATATTTTTACGCCCGAAGAGGAACAAACGCTCAAACGGGCATATTCCGATATCATCGCCGAATTGAAACTACCTCCTTCAGAATTGCTCGCAAAAATTGATTATTACCGGGATAGAGAGCTGATTTTGGCCAGCCAGGCAAAAGAGCTGGAAGAAAAAATACAGGAAAGAGATAACGAGATCTCTACAAGAAAACAGGTTGAAGAATTACTCAGAAATTCCGAACGAAAACTTGCGGATATCCTTGATTTCTTGCCCGATGCTACCTTCGCTATCAATACTAACGGCGAAATAATTTTGTGGAATAAAAAAGCCGAAGAACTGTTTGGGAAGAAAGCAAGCGAGATGCTTGGCAAAGGAAATTATGAATATTCAATCCCGTTTTATGGAACAAGACGTCCGGCACTCGTCGATTATGTTCTCCATTCATCTGAAGAAATTGGGAAAATGTATGTAAATCTTAGAAAAGAAGATGGATCTATCATCGGCGAAGAGTTAACCCTCAGCGCAGAAAGGGGTGGTCGTCATATTCTTGGTACGGCGTCACCTTTGTACGATTTTGAAGGGACCATGATAGGTGTTATTGAATCTCTGCGTGATATTACTGATCAGAAAAAAACAGAAACAGAGATTATGGAACTTACTAAGAATTTGGAGCGAAGAGTTGCCGAGCGTACCAAACAACTTGAAGCTGCAAACAAAGAACTGGAAGCTTTTTCGTATTCGGTTTCTCATGATCTTCGGGCACCACTCAGAAGTATAGGCAGTTTTTGTCAAATATTGGTAGAAGAATATGAAGACGTGCTAAACTCGCAAGGCAAAGATTATCTTTCGCGAATTAATAATGCTGTTAATCGTATGAACATGCTTATAGATGATCTGCTGCGATTGTCCAGGATTTCTCGCACCGGAATTAACTATAGAAAGGTTAATCTCAGTAAAATCTCCTGGGAAATACTCTCCGAGCTTATGAAAGACAATCCTAATCGTAAAGTAGAAATAAAAGTTCAGCCGGATGTTATTGCTGAATGTGATCTTGACTTGCTGCGAATCGTTCTGGAAAATATCTTGGGAAATGCCTGGAAATTTACCAGCAAGAAAGAGATAGCCAGAATTGAGTTTGGAACTGTCGTTCAGGACAAAAAAACTGTCTATTTTATCAGGGATAATGGTGCCGGGTTTGATCAAAATTACATAGATAAAGTATTTCTGCCATTTCAAAGGCTGCATTCAACTGATGAGTTTCCAGGTTCCGGGATTGGACTTACCATTGTAAAAAGGATAATTGACCGTCACGGAGGTAATATCTGGGCTGAGGGAACTATTGAAGGGGGATCTGTTTTTTATTTCACCCTATAA
- a CDS encoding alcohol dehydrogenase — MRKFVAPEFIFGNNARNLAALYAKNLGASKVLLVTDPGIIEAGWVKDVTAKLEAENIGYHIYHHVNPNPRETEVEEGVEVYNREKCNLLIAVGGGSPIDCAKGIGIASTNNLHILEFEGVDKIPTPAPPLICVPTTAGSSADISQFCIITNTQEKNKITIISKALVPEVSLIDPVVTTTMSPKLTAHTGLDALTHAIEAYVSNASSPVTDLNALEAINLITLNIKCAYDEPDNLEYRSYMMLASLLAGLAFSNASLGVVHAMAHSLGGFLDSSHGESNAILLPWAIEFNYDTCEEKYKIIGKTMGLNLNGRNSTEKKEVIINRLKLLQEELNLPPSLRAIGLKESFIKQLADKAINDPCVYTNPKKPTVSDIEGIYKNAL, encoded by the coding sequence ATGAGAAAATTTGTAGCACCTGAGTTCATCTTCGGGAATAACGCCCGGAATCTGGCTGCATTATACGCTAAAAACCTTGGTGCATCAAAAGTACTGCTAGTTACTGATCCAGGCATCATCGAAGCCGGTTGGGTTAAGGATGTAACCGCCAAATTAGAAGCTGAGAATATCGGCTATCACATATATCATCATGTTAATCCGAACCCCCGGGAAACGGAAGTTGAAGAAGGCGTAGAAGTTTATAACAGGGAAAAATGTAATCTCCTCATTGCTGTAGGAGGCGGAAGCCCTATCGATTGTGCCAAAGGGATTGGTATCGCAAGCACTAACAACTTGCACATCTTAGAATTTGAAGGCGTAGACAAGATACCCACACCTGCCCCACCGCTTATCTGCGTTCCTACAACAGCAGGGTCATCTGCTGATATTTCCCAATTCTGCATAATAACAAACACTCAGGAAAAGAATAAAATTACGATTATAAGTAAGGCTCTCGTTCCTGAGGTGTCCCTTATTGATCCGGTGGTAACAACGACTATGTCCCCTAAATTGACCGCTCACACCGGATTAGATGCGCTGACCCACGCTATTGAAGCATACGTGTCAAATGCCAGCTCCCCTGTAACGGACTTGAACGCCCTTGAAGCTATTAACCTCATAACGTTAAATATTAAGTGTGCCTACGACGAACCTGACAACCTTGAATACAGATCATACATGATGCTTGCCAGTTTGCTGGCCGGGCTTGCCTTTTCCAACGCAAGCCTTGGAGTTGTTCATGCTATGGCTCACAGTCTTGGCGGCTTCCTGGATTCTTCCCATGGGGAAAGCAATGCAATACTACTGCCCTGGGCAATTGAATTTAATTACGATACCTGTGAGGAAAAGTATAAGATAATAGGAAAAACAATGGGACTCAATTTAAACGGAAGAAACAGTACTGAAAAAAAAGAGGTTATCATTAATCGACTTAAATTATTGCAAGAGGAGCTTAACCTACCTCCATCACTTAGAGCAATAGGCTTAAAAGAATCATTTATAAAACAATTAGCTGATAAAGCAATTAATGATCCTTGTGTTTATACAAATCCAAAAAAGCCAACAGTCTCCGACATTGAAGGAATATACAAAAATGCGCTCTGA
- the asnB gene encoding asparagine synthase (glutamine-hydrolyzing), whose amino-acid sequence MCGISLIYSLDRTIDFDLSIKQINRELHHRGPDDCGIYLGENFALGHTRLSIIDLSAAGHQPFVNQSEDLVIVYNGEIYNYLELKEELADYSFKSKTDTEVILAAYKKWGSDCVKRFNGMFSFVIFDREYNVFFIARDQFGIKPLYYYHSGDTLIVSSEIKAIFASGIVKPQLARDNVYEYFLDNYVKEPNTIFQGISTIEPGMHATYDIHSNSLIKCRYWDFSFSPDGTRSEEYWAERLEAAFKRSIKLRQMSADVDVGVFLSGGMDSSVITALMKENVDVLKAYTIGFNEKEYDESDSARTIAKNAGIEHTEVVLARDEFIREFDSIIAKMDQPSIDGFNTYFVSKYAAKNVKVSLSGLGGDELFSGYRYFTLIPRILKLKWLLNPFVTEFIPIKKLKLLASVPKTSTDLFELFMSTFTRDELCLLFRDEIAVPQNNEVFHPNILSELAIKNYMIPILLRDADVMGMANSMEVRFPFLDIEMFDIIARIPPSLKLNKGILHKVLAKYCPGKLFQRKKKGFVVPIKLWIKDVILANKVMVISVYRSIDMFNLSYIEKTLDQYLGSENPGFKQSNKAISLYVFAIWYDQLKKRYT is encoded by the coding sequence ATGTGCGGCATTTCACTGATATACTCACTTGATAGAACCATCGACTTCGATTTATCAATAAAACAAATAAACCGGGAACTCCATCACCGAGGACCTGATGATTGCGGTATCTATCTGGGAGAAAACTTCGCACTGGGCCATACTAGGTTATCGATAATAGACCTCTCAGCTGCCGGACACCAGCCTTTTGTTAACCAGTCTGAAGATCTGGTTATTGTTTATAATGGAGAGATTTATAATTACCTGGAACTCAAAGAAGAGTTGGCAGACTATTCGTTTAAATCAAAAACCGACACCGAAGTAATACTCGCGGCTTATAAAAAATGGGGAAGTGACTGCGTCAAGAGATTTAATGGCATGTTTTCCTTTGTAATCTTTGACAGGGAATACAATGTTTTTTTCATTGCCCGGGATCAGTTTGGAATAAAACCTCTTTATTATTATCATAGTGGTGATACGTTAATTGTTTCTTCGGAAATAAAGGCCATATTTGCTTCCGGGATAGTAAAGCCGCAGCTGGCACGGGATAATGTGTATGAATACTTTCTCGATAACTATGTAAAAGAACCGAATACTATCTTTCAGGGCATATCTACCATAGAACCTGGAATGCATGCAACTTATGATATACACAGCAATAGCCTGATAAAATGCAGATATTGGGACTTTTCTTTTAGCCCGGACGGTACGAGATCTGAAGAATATTGGGCAGAACGGTTGGAAGCGGCTTTTAAGCGTTCGATTAAACTGAGGCAGATGTCCGCTGACGTAGATGTTGGCGTTTTTCTTAGCGGAGGTATGGATTCTTCGGTAATAACTGCGCTGATGAAAGAGAATGTTGATGTTTTGAAAGCATATACGATCGGTTTCAATGAGAAAGAGTATGATGAGTCGGATTCAGCGAGGACTATCGCGAAGAATGCCGGAATTGAACACACCGAGGTGGTTCTGGCCAGGGATGAGTTCATCCGGGAATTTGATTCGATTATTGCAAAGATGGATCAGCCGTCAATTGACGGATTTAATACCTATTTTGTTTCTAAATATGCAGCAAAAAATGTGAAGGTGTCTCTGTCAGGATTGGGCGGTGATGAATTATTCTCAGGATATCGTTACTTCACTCTGATACCGAGAATATTGAAGCTGAAATGGCTGCTCAATCCGTTCGTGACTGAATTCATACCTATAAAAAAGCTAAAACTTCTTGCTTCAGTGCCAAAAACCAGTACGGACCTGTTTGAACTCTTTATGTCCACTTTTACGCGGGATGAGCTGTGTCTCTTGTTTCGGGATGAAATTGCGGTCCCGCAGAATAACGAGGTCTTTCATCCGAACATATTATCCGAGCTGGCTATTAAGAATTATATGATCCCGATATTGCTGCGTGACGCGGATGTCATGGGGATGGCCAACAGTATGGAAGTGAGGTTCCCATTTCTTGATATCGAAATGTTCGATATCATCGCTCGAATACCTCCCTCACTGAAACTGAACAAAGGTATTCTTCATAAGGTATTAGCAAAATACTGCCCTGGAAAGTTGTTCCAACGGAAAAAGAAGGGCTTTGTTGTTCCCATAAAATTATGGATTAAAGATGTAATTCTTGCTAATAAAGTTATGGTGATCTCCGTGTATCGGTCAATTGACATGTTCAACCTGAGTTATATCGAGAAGACCCTTGACCAGTATCTAGGTTCTGAAAATCCTGGCTTTAAGCAATCAAATAAAGCTATTTCGCTTTATGTGTTTGCTATTTGGTATGATCAATTAAAAAAGAGATATACATGA